Proteins co-encoded in one Streptomyces roseochromogenus subsp. oscitans DS 12.976 genomic window:
- a CDS encoding ABC transporter permease subunit: MAVEQPLTTPAGDQTRIHDIGYRGYDGPRLGRAYARRSLYSQSLRGAYGLGRSAKSKVLPMLLFTVMCVPAAIMVAVAVATKAHELPVAYTRYAIMMQAVISLYVAAQAPQAVSRDLRFKTVPLYFSRPIETADYVRAKFASLASAIFILTAAPLLVMYVGALLSKLGFAHQTKEFAEGLVSVALLSLLFAGIGLVIAAVTPRRGFGIAAVIAVLIISYGAVSTLQAIANVQNHTSAIPWIGLFSPVTLIDGVQSAFLGATARNPGAINPSAGQGVVYVLVVLALIAGSYGLLVRRYKKVGL, encoded by the coding sequence ATGGCGGTTGAGCAGCCCCTGACCACCCCCGCGGGCGACCAGACCCGCATCCACGACATCGGCTACCGCGGCTACGACGGCCCCCGCCTCGGCCGCGCCTACGCCCGCCGCTCGCTGTACTCGCAGTCCCTGCGCGGCGCCTACGGCCTCGGCCGCTCGGCCAAGTCCAAGGTGCTGCCGATGCTGCTGTTCACGGTGATGTGCGTGCCCGCGGCCATCATGGTGGCCGTCGCGGTCGCCACCAAGGCGCACGAACTGCCGGTGGCCTACACCCGCTACGCGATCATGATGCAGGCCGTGATCAGCCTGTACGTCGCCGCGCAGGCACCCCAGGCCGTCTCCCGCGACCTGCGCTTCAAGACCGTGCCGCTGTACTTCTCGCGGCCCATCGAGACCGCCGACTACGTCCGCGCCAAATTCGCGTCACTCGCCTCGGCGATCTTCATCCTGACCGCCGCTCCCCTGCTCGTGATGTACGTGGGCGCGCTGCTGTCCAAGCTGGGCTTCGCCCACCAGACGAAGGAATTCGCCGAGGGACTGGTCTCCGTGGCGCTGCTCTCCCTGCTCTTCGCCGGCATCGGCCTGGTCATCGCCGCCGTCACCCCGCGCCGCGGCTTCGGCATCGCCGCCGTGATCGCCGTGCTGATCATCTCCTACGGCGCGGTCAGCACGCTCCAGGCCATCGCCAACGTGCAGAACCACACCTCCGCCATCCCGTGGATCGGCTTGTTCTCGCCCGTCACACTCATCGACGGCGTCCAGTCGGCCTTCCTGGGCGCGACCGCCCGCAACCCCGGAGCGATCAACCCGTCGGCCGGGCAGGGCGTGGTCTACGTCCTGGTCGTGCTCGCCCTGATCGCCGGCAGCTACGGCCTGCTGGTGCGCCGCTACAAGAAGGTGGGACTGTGA
- a CDS encoding M24 family metallopeptidase yields the protein MTTAVSSELPVELRGFRRVQRLAYECAEAVAARLEPGVTEREAARMQREYLRERGVRDWFHLPFAWFGDRTAFVNFRIPLQFFPTDRALEPGMPFILDMAPVYEGYTADIGYSGSLGVNPVQDRLMADLEAHRELILREVRERRPLREIYEDVDRLMVRQGYANRHRAYPFGVIAHKVDRVKQRRFSPHLFGFGAQSLKGLAADALHGHREGWSPLWSPYRFSDHPPQPGLWAVEPHLGFRGTGAKFEEILVVTDSKDPGQSAFWLDDDLPHVRRWAEEK from the coding sequence ATGACGACGGCAGTGAGCAGCGAACTCCCCGTGGAGCTGCGGGGGTTCAGGCGGGTGCAGCGCCTCGCCTACGAATGCGCGGAGGCAGTCGCGGCACGGCTGGAGCCGGGCGTGACGGAGCGCGAGGCGGCGCGGATGCAGCGGGAGTATCTGCGCGAGCGCGGGGTGCGGGACTGGTTCCACCTGCCCTTCGCGTGGTTCGGCGACCGCACCGCGTTCGTGAACTTCCGCATCCCCCTGCAGTTCTTCCCCACTGACCGGGCCCTTGAGCCCGGCATGCCGTTCATCCTGGACATGGCGCCGGTGTACGAGGGATACACGGCGGACATCGGCTACTCGGGCTCGCTCGGGGTGAACCCGGTGCAGGACCGGCTGATGGCAGACCTGGAGGCGCATCGCGAGCTGATCCTGCGCGAGGTGCGCGAACGGCGCCCGCTGCGCGAGATCTACGAGGACGTGGACCGGCTCATGGTCCGCCAGGGCTACGCCAACCGGCATCGCGCGTACCCGTTCGGCGTGATCGCCCACAAGGTGGACCGGGTGAAGCAGCGCCGCTTCTCTCCCCACCTGTTCGGGTTCGGTGCGCAGTCCCTGAAGGGCCTGGCCGCCGACGCGCTGCACGGCCACCGCGAGGGCTGGTCGCCGCTGTGGTCGCCGTACCGCTTCTCGGACCACCCGCCGCAGCCGGGCCTGTGGGCGGTCGAACCGCACCTCGGCTTCCGGGGTACGGGCGCGAAGTTCGAGGAGATCCTCGTGGTCACCGACTCGAAGGACCCCGGACAGAGCGCGTTCTGGCTGGACGACGATCTGCCGCACGTGCGGCGCTGGGCGGAGGAGAAGTGA
- a CDS encoding ABC transporter ATP-binding protein, translated as MIATESLSKRFPRVTALDRLSVDIGPGVTGLVGANGAGKSTLIKILLGLSPATEGRAEVLGLDVATKGGTIRERVGYMPEHDCLPPDVSATEFVVHMARMSGLPPTAARERTADTLRHVGLYEERYRPIGGYSTGMKQRVKLAQALVHDPQLVFLDEPTNGLDPVGRDEMLGLIRRIHTEFGISVLVTSHLLGELERTCDHVVVIDGGKLLRSSSTTDFTQTTTTLAIEVTDSDAHPDGTRAVRDELHARGAETHAEGAGLPGAGHILLLTAQGEQTYDLVRDVVADLGLGLVRMEQRRHHISEVFTSTDEHSSDEHGSDEQRKEAVGHGG; from the coding sequence GTGATCGCGACCGAAAGCCTGAGCAAGCGGTTCCCCCGGGTGACCGCTCTCGACCGGCTGTCCGTGGACATCGGGCCCGGTGTGACCGGACTCGTCGGAGCCAACGGCGCCGGCAAGTCCACCCTGATCAAGATCCTGCTGGGTCTCTCCCCCGCCACGGAGGGCCGCGCCGAGGTGCTCGGCCTCGACGTCGCCACCAAGGGCGGCACCATCCGTGAGCGCGTCGGCTACATGCCGGAGCACGACTGCCTGCCCCCGGACGTCTCGGCCACCGAGTTCGTCGTCCACATGGCGCGCATGTCCGGCCTGCCGCCCACCGCCGCGCGCGAGCGCACCGCGGACACCCTGCGCCACGTCGGTCTGTACGAGGAGCGCTACCGCCCCATCGGCGGCTACTCGACCGGCATGAAGCAGCGCGTCAAGCTCGCCCAGGCGCTGGTGCACGACCCGCAGCTGGTGTTCCTGGACGAGCCGACCAACGGCCTCGACCCGGTCGGCCGGGACGAGATGCTCGGCCTGATCCGCCGCATTCACACCGAGTTCGGCATCTCGGTCCTGGTCACCTCCCATCTGCTGGGCGAGTTGGAGCGCACCTGCGACCACGTCGTCGTCATCGACGGCGGCAAGCTCCTGCGCTCCAGCTCCACGACCGACTTCACGCAGACCACGACCACACTCGCGATCGAGGTCACCGACAGCGACGCCCACCCCGACGGCACCCGCGCGGTCCGCGACGAGCTCCACGCGCGCGGGGCGGAGACGCACGCCGAAGGCGCGGGCCTGCCCGGCGCCGGGCACATCCTGCTGCTCACCGCCCAGGGCGAGCAGACGTACGACCTGGTCCGGGACGTGGTCGCCGACCTCGGACTGGGCCTGGTCCGCATGGAGCAGCGCCGGCACCACATCTCCGAGGTGTTCACCAGCACAGACGAACACAGCAGCGACGAGCACGGCAGCGACGAGCAGCGGAAGGAGGCCGTCGGCCATGGCGGTTGA
- a CDS encoding ABC transporter ATP-binding protein: protein MTTLSIDHVSRWFGNVVAVNDITMTIGPGVTGLLGPNGAGKSTLINMMGGFLAPSTGTVTLDGQPVWRNEQIYRHIGIVPEREAMYDFLTGREFVVANAELHGLGAKAAQKALATVEMEYAQDRRIATYSKGMRQRVKMASALVHDPSLLLLDEPFNGMDPRQRMQLMDLLRKMGDEGRTVLFSSHILEEVEQLARHIEVVVAGRHAASGDFRKIRRLMTDRPHRYLVRSSDDRALAAALIADPSTAGIEVDMSEGALRIQAVDFGRFTALLPKVARDHGIRLLTVSPSDESLESVFSYLVAA, encoded by the coding sequence GTGACCACGCTCAGCATCGACCACGTCTCCCGCTGGTTCGGCAACGTGGTCGCCGTCAACGACATCACCATGACCATCGGCCCCGGTGTCACCGGCCTGCTCGGCCCCAACGGCGCCGGAAAGTCCACCCTGATCAACATGATGGGCGGCTTCCTCGCCCCCTCCACCGGCACGGTCACCCTCGACGGACAGCCGGTGTGGCGCAACGAGCAGATCTACCGGCACATCGGCATCGTCCCCGAGCGCGAGGCGATGTACGACTTCCTCACCGGCCGGGAGTTCGTCGTCGCCAACGCCGAGTTGCACGGCCTCGGCGCCAAGGCGGCGCAGAAGGCGCTGGCCACGGTCGAGATGGAGTACGCGCAGGACCGCAGGATCGCCACGTACTCCAAGGGCATGCGCCAGCGCGTGAAGATGGCGAGCGCGCTGGTCCACGACCCCTCGCTGCTCCTGCTGGACGAGCCGTTCAACGGCATGGACCCGCGACAGCGCATGCAACTGATGGACCTGCTGCGGAAGATGGGCGACGAGGGCCGCACCGTGCTGTTCTCCTCGCACATCCTCGAAGAGGTCGAGCAGCTCGCCCGGCATATCGAGGTCGTGGTCGCCGGACGGCACGCGGCCAGCGGCGACTTCCGCAAGATCCGCCGGCTGATGACCGACCGCCCGCACCGCTATCTGGTCCGCTCCAGCGACGACCGCGCGCTTGCGGCCGCGCTGATCGCCGATCCCTCGACGGCCGGCATCGAGGTCGACATGAGCGAGGGCGCGCTGCGCATCCAGGCCGTCGACTTCGGCCGCTTCACCGCCCTGCTGCCGAAGGTCGCCCGGGACCACGGCATCCGGCTCCTCACGGTCTCGCCGTCCGACGAGTCCCTGGAGTCCGTCTTCTCGTACCTGGTCGCGGCGTAG